The Myxococcus guangdongensis genome contains a region encoding:
- a CDS encoding ArnT family glycosyltransferase, whose product MSHASEGVSREMGWRWVLGTSLGLVLLRLVYAGQVELAPQEAYYWQYARHLDWSYLDHPPLCAWLMALSTYFVGDSELALRLPAILSSAALSCVLYSLGTRLYSPAVGLLTAVAANATVLFGLGAVVMTPDVPLVLAWASALRVLCELVLPDGAGPGRFAWRWYLMGLLCGLGMLSKYTAGLLPLQVLATALVMPRGREALRTAHPYVACVLAALVFSPVFFWNQSHDWASFAFQTTGRTQTVTGFHGYLIGRYVGLQSVAVGPLLYLGLLLTAGLLVRQAWRGDARARLLGLASVPGLLLFTLVSPFHWVKMNWVAPAYLGLLVAAAGGVWALRHHRFVRAYAGLSMGLGAALMVGMYLMPLCPWIPFRERDNLVSGWRELAEAVQRHRDTSKGPLAPMVVGWGYKTASELAFYLDGRPQTQSDSALGGEGLAYSYWTNPAPGQDAIIVVDQRNPLKDAPSRLDAHCESVNPLPPVTVHRGPREVTTFKLWFCHHWRTPQEIARRMTPVARGAGR is encoded by the coding sequence ATGTCGCATGCGTCCGAAGGTGTCTCCCGGGAGATGGGATGGCGCTGGGTCCTGGGGACATCGCTGGGGCTGGTGCTCCTGCGGCTCGTCTATGCAGGCCAGGTAGAGCTCGCTCCCCAGGAGGCGTATTACTGGCAATACGCACGTCACCTCGACTGGTCCTATCTGGACCATCCTCCGCTGTGTGCCTGGTTGATGGCGCTCTCGACGTACTTCGTGGGGGACTCCGAGCTCGCCCTCCGCCTGCCCGCCATCCTCTCCTCGGCCGCGCTCAGCTGTGTGCTGTATTCGCTGGGCACCCGGTTGTATTCACCGGCCGTCGGGCTGCTGACCGCGGTCGCCGCGAACGCCACGGTCCTCTTCGGACTGGGCGCGGTGGTGATGACGCCGGATGTCCCGCTGGTGCTGGCCTGGGCCTCGGCGCTGCGGGTGCTGTGTGAGCTGGTATTGCCGGATGGCGCCGGGCCGGGCCGCTTCGCGTGGCGTTGGTATCTGATGGGCTTGCTGTGTGGCTTGGGGATGCTGTCCAAGTACACGGCGGGGCTGCTTCCGCTCCAGGTGCTCGCCACGGCCCTGGTGATGCCGCGAGGACGCGAGGCCCTGCGCACCGCGCACCCCTATGTCGCCTGCGTGCTGGCCGCCTTGGTGTTCTCACCGGTGTTCTTCTGGAACCAATCGCATGACTGGGCCTCGTTCGCCTTCCAGACGACGGGCCGCACGCAGACGGTGACGGGCTTCCACGGCTATCTCATCGGCCGCTACGTGGGGCTCCAGTCCGTGGCCGTCGGTCCCTTGCTCTACCTGGGGCTGCTGCTCACGGCGGGGCTGCTGGTCCGACAGGCCTGGAGGGGCGATGCGCGAGCGCGCCTGCTGGGGCTCGCGAGCGTTCCAGGGCTGCTCCTGTTCACGCTGGTGAGCCCCTTCCACTGGGTGAAGATGAACTGGGTCGCGCCTGCGTATCTCGGCCTGCTGGTGGCCGCGGCCGGCGGGGTGTGGGCGCTGCGTCACCACCGCTTCGTCCGCGCATACGCGGGCCTGAGCATGGGCCTGGGCGCGGCGTTGATGGTGGGCATGTACCTGATGCCGCTCTGCCCGTGGATTCCCTTCCGGGAGCGCGACAACCTGGTGAGCGGCTGGCGGGAGCTGGCGGAGGCCGTGCAACGCCACCGGGACACCTCGAAGGGGCCGCTCGCGCCGATGGTGGTGGGGTGGGGCTACAAGACGGCCAGCGAGCTGGCCTTCTATCTGGACGGCAGGCCCCAGACACAATCCGACTCCGCGCTGGGCGGCGAAGGGCTGGCCTATTCCTACTGGACGAATCCCGCCCCCGGGCAGGACGCCATCATCGTCGTCGACCAGCGCAATCCCCTGAAGGACGCGCCGAGTCGACTGGACGCGCATTGCGAGTCCGTGAATCCGCTGCCTCCCGTGACGGTCCACCGGGGGCCTCGGGAGGTGACCACGTTCAAGCTGTGGTTCTGCCACCACTGGCGGACGCCTCAGGAGATTGCGCGGCGGATGACCCCCGTCGCACGGGGAGCCGGCAGATGA
- a CDS encoding sensor histidine kinase yields MAADSPPRTRDTLVRRLSRAMLGLALTTTALTAGATGLLAYQMLRAAEDRRLNDVATDMVEEVVGLDDAQARLEADAEQTELQPFGIHITLFAGDTRLGGASHIAPVVGCAWADAPGLEDVRRCGIESHGRLAVAQETLGSMPRIRLGLGLAVVLTSVGAALMSLVLSRRVARWAARPLTELGESLARLQPGADIPADLHAEARYEEVNTVRAAMVGLLGRLHTALAQSRRFSANAAHELRTPLATLRAELELQSEMPQPHDTAAALARMHRTVTSLGTLVERLLVLAEGAEGPLELMETVSLAEVVEAALHDLPQEHRGRVHADLQTPGLIAGDGQLLRQLVDNVVENALKFSGEGRVFVDLTSTPEALLLDIRDEGPGIPADESERVFEPFYRAPHARAGKPGHGVGLSLVLLVARTHGAQARFLPTPKGAHLRLTFPSPEPAPP; encoded by the coding sequence TTGGCGGCAGATAGCCCTCCCCGAACACGCGACACGCTGGTGCGCCGGCTGTCGCGCGCGATGCTGGGCCTTGCGCTCACCACCACGGCGCTCACCGCCGGCGCCACGGGGCTGCTCGCCTATCAGATGCTGCGCGCGGCGGAGGACCGGCGCCTCAACGACGTCGCGACGGACATGGTCGAGGAGGTCGTGGGCCTCGACGACGCCCAGGCCCGCCTCGAGGCCGACGCGGAGCAGACGGAGCTGCAGCCCTTCGGAATCCACATCACCCTGTTCGCGGGGGACACGCGCCTGGGTGGCGCTTCGCACATCGCGCCCGTCGTGGGCTGCGCCTGGGCCGACGCGCCGGGGCTGGAGGACGTGAGGCGCTGCGGCATCGAGTCCCATGGCCGGCTCGCCGTGGCGCAGGAGACCCTCGGCAGCATGCCGCGCATCCGCCTGGGGTTGGGGCTGGCGGTGGTGCTCACCTCGGTGGGCGCCGCGCTCATGAGCCTGGTGCTCAGCCGCCGCGTGGCGCGGTGGGCCGCGCGTCCGCTCACCGAGCTCGGCGAGTCCCTGGCCCGCCTCCAGCCGGGCGCGGACATCCCCGCCGACCTCCACGCCGAGGCCCGCTACGAAGAGGTGAACACGGTCCGCGCCGCGATGGTGGGACTCCTCGGCCGACTGCACACGGCCCTGGCGCAGTCCCGCCGGTTCTCAGCCAACGCGGCGCACGAGCTGCGCACGCCCCTGGCCACGCTGCGCGCGGAGCTGGAGCTCCAGTCGGAGATGCCCCAGCCCCACGACACCGCCGCCGCGCTCGCGCGGATGCACCGCACGGTGACCTCGCTGGGGACGCTGGTGGAGCGGCTGCTGGTGCTCGCGGAGGGCGCGGAGGGCCCGCTCGAGCTGATGGAGACCGTGAGCCTCGCCGAGGTCGTGGAGGCCGCCCTGCACGACCTTCCCCAGGAGCACCGCGGCCGTGTCCACGCCGACCTCCAGACGCCCGGGCTCATCGCCGGTGACGGTCAGCTGCTGCGGCAGCTCGTCGACAACGTGGTGGAGAACGCGCTCAAGTTCTCAGGGGAGGGACGCGTCTTCGTCGACCTGACGTCCACGCCCGAGGCGCTCCTGCTGGACATCCGGGACGAGGGGCCGGGCATCCCCGCCGACGAGTCCGAGCGCGTCTTCGAGCCGTTCTACCGCGCCCCTCACGCGCGCGCGGGGAAGCCGGGGCACGGGGTCGGCCTGTCCCTGGTCCTCCTGGTCGCGCGGACCCATGGCGCCCAGGCCCGCTTCCTGCCCACCCCGAAGGGCGCCCACCTGCGGCTGACGTTCCCATCCCCAGAGCCCGCGCCCCCATGA
- a CDS encoding sensor histidine kinase, translating into MKRVPTLRAHLTLFFTTAVLGTLLLYGAAVMGTLVWGEWREAQEKLHAPHEAQRKEEEEGLFDEALQALGGMALTAPLAALGALVLGSTLARRALAPLREASERARAARASKLDLSLPVRGNGDEWDELATTLNGLLTDARTSYERIRAFTSDAAHELRTPLTVIMGETEVCLRRERTPEEYRQSLGIVLDETQRLARLVDELLQLARADADARVVDAEPVDLHVLAQEALERTRRHLVARAQDLSLELTGTPVCIQGSPILLARLFDNLLDNARRHAHHRIRVELKATDSEAHVTVGDDGPGVDPALQSRLFERFARADASRSTEGTGLGLALSRGIAQAHGGTLDYTRVEEESRFICRLPVRRGSSAAQSPEASASGGRTTA; encoded by the coding sequence ATGAAGCGCGTCCCGACGCTGCGCGCCCACCTGACGCTCTTCTTCACCACCGCCGTGCTGGGCACCCTCCTCCTGTATGGCGCCGCGGTGATGGGGACGCTCGTCTGGGGTGAGTGGCGCGAGGCGCAGGAGAAGCTTCATGCGCCGCACGAAGCGCAGCGCAAGGAGGAGGAGGAAGGGCTCTTCGACGAGGCCCTCCAGGCGCTGGGCGGCATGGCGCTCACGGCGCCCCTGGCCGCGCTGGGCGCGCTGGTGTTGGGCAGCACGCTCGCACGCCGCGCCCTGGCCCCCCTGCGCGAGGCGAGCGAGCGCGCCCGCGCGGCCCGCGCCTCCAAGCTGGACCTGAGCCTCCCGGTCCGCGGCAACGGGGACGAGTGGGACGAGCTGGCCACGACGCTGAATGGACTGCTCACGGACGCGCGCACCTCGTACGAGCGCATCCGCGCCTTCACCTCCGACGCCGCGCACGAGCTGCGGACCCCGCTGACGGTCATCATGGGGGAGACCGAGGTCTGCCTGCGGCGCGAGCGCACGCCCGAGGAGTACCGGCAGTCGCTGGGCATCGTCCTGGACGAGACCCAACGACTCGCCCGGCTCGTGGACGAGCTGCTCCAGTTGGCGCGCGCGGACGCGGACGCGCGCGTGGTGGACGCGGAGCCCGTCGACCTGCACGTGCTCGCCCAGGAGGCCCTGGAGCGCACGCGTCGGCACCTCGTGGCGCGCGCCCAGGACCTGAGCCTGGAGCTCACGGGCACGCCGGTCTGCATCCAGGGGAGCCCCATCCTGCTGGCGCGGCTGTTCGACAACCTGCTCGACAACGCGCGCCGCCACGCGCATCACCGCATCCGCGTGGAGCTGAAGGCCACCGACTCCGAGGCCCACGTCACCGTGGGAGACGACGGCCCAGGGGTGGACCCCGCCCTCCAGTCGCGGCTCTTCGAGCGCTTCGCCCGCGCCGACGCGTCGCGCAGCACGGAGGGCACGGGGCTGGGCCTCGCGCTCTCCAGGGGCATCGCCCAGGCGCACGGCGGCACGCTCGACTACACCCGCGTGGAAGAGGAGAGCCGCTTCATCTGCCGGCTCCCCGTGCGACGGGGGTCATCCGCCGCGCAATCTCCTGAGGCGTCCGCCAGTGGTGGCAGAACCACAGCTTGA
- a CDS encoding NHL repeat-containing protein yields the protein MPNRKTVRSFKSLLPGVLALGLVASAMGGCGDDEDPTPTPTPDAGADAGPGTDAGTDAGADAGTDAGPTVADSDLAFVRLNVNGSVDNTFGASGNGISRVDLGTGSGTLRDSMWGIERDAQDRLVVFATKKADGTRTDTDRVIARLTANGALDETFNATPAANARKGFFALDIGGLGDAARHGMVQADGKIVSSGYLPQPTGVGSQTANRIVLLRLTESGTVDATFGSKGVVNSSPFATNDPTKEWGIAEAYAAVRQSTGAYVTTGYGRAAGVVGNTVDLISFRYTEAGQLDPTYGTNGAFILDLAGDHERGRDAVALKDDRVFMVGSGTPTSGNIDAMAVLVTANGQPGTAEGFSEGYKLYSFDRPDEAFFDVARADVGAEEYVAAAGYRAGGGQDDDAILLIRNMTTGVEFAGAVPFSETENDRFWGVTFGPDNKVYAAGFVTEGSDNRFAVARFNLDGSRDTTFGTGGIVTVNVIVGKLDEAVRGVTVQSDGKIVLGGAAESR from the coding sequence ATGCCGAATCGAAAGACGGTCCGGAGCTTCAAGAGCCTGTTGCCCGGCGTGCTGGCCCTCGGGCTTGTGGCCAGCGCCATGGGCGGTTGTGGTGATGACGAGGACCCGACGCCGACGCCCACGCCGGACGCGGGCGCTGACGCGGGTCCGGGCACGGACGCGGGGACGGATGCCGGCGCGGATGCGGGCACCGACGCCGGGCCCACCGTGGCGGACTCCGACCTGGCGTTCGTGAGGCTCAACGTCAACGGCTCGGTGGACAACACCTTTGGCGCCTCGGGCAATGGCATCTCGCGGGTGGACCTGGGCACGGGCTCGGGCACCCTGCGTGACTCCATGTGGGGCATCGAGCGGGACGCGCAGGACCGGCTGGTGGTGTTCGCCACGAAGAAGGCGGACGGGACGCGTACGGACACGGACCGCGTCATCGCCCGGCTCACCGCCAACGGCGCGCTGGACGAGACGTTCAACGCGACCCCCGCCGCCAACGCGCGCAAGGGCTTCTTCGCGCTGGACATCGGTGGCCTGGGCGACGCCGCCCGGCACGGCATGGTGCAGGCGGATGGAAAGATTGTCTCGTCGGGCTACCTGCCGCAGCCCACGGGCGTCGGGTCGCAGACCGCCAACCGCATCGTGCTGCTGCGGCTGACGGAGTCGGGGACGGTGGACGCGACCTTCGGGAGCAAGGGCGTGGTGAACTCGTCACCGTTCGCGACGAACGACCCGACGAAGGAGTGGGGGATTGCGGAGGCCTACGCCGCGGTCCGCCAGTCCACGGGCGCGTATGTCACCACGGGCTATGGCCGCGCCGCGGGCGTGGTCGGCAACACGGTGGACCTCATCTCGTTCCGCTACACGGAGGCGGGGCAGCTGGATCCGACGTACGGCACCAACGGCGCGTTCATCCTGGACCTGGCGGGTGACCACGAGCGTGGCCGCGACGCGGTCGCGCTGAAGGATGACCGCGTGTTCATGGTGGGCAGCGGGACGCCGACGTCGGGCAACATCGACGCGATGGCGGTGCTCGTCACGGCGAACGGACAGCCTGGGACGGCGGAGGGCTTCAGCGAGGGCTACAAGCTCTACTCCTTCGACCGCCCCGACGAGGCGTTCTTCGACGTGGCGCGCGCGGACGTGGGCGCCGAGGAGTACGTGGCCGCCGCGGGTTACCGCGCGGGTGGCGGACAGGACGACGACGCCATCCTGCTCATCCGGAACATGACGACGGGCGTCGAGTTCGCCGGGGCCGTGCCCTTCTCCGAGACGGAGAATGACCGGTTCTGGGGTGTGACGTTCGGCCCGGACAACAAGGTGTACGCGGCGGGCTTCGTCACCGAGGGCAGTGACAATCGCTTCGCGGTGGCCCGCTTCAACCTGGACGGCTCGCGCGACACCACCTTCGGTACGGGCGGCATCGTCACGGTGAACGTCATCGTGGGCAAGCTCGACGAGGCCGTTCGCGGCGTGACCGTCCAGTCCGACGGGAAGATCGTCCTCGGCGGAGCCGCCGAGTCCCGTTAG
- a CDS encoding TonB-dependent receptor family protein — protein MGVSRQAVTVIAIVLASEAWAQSSEPSQETLPQVPAEAVELPPQVPAEAVEPAPEAGADVAAPPDAPLQPQLLPEPPPGGRKFESVVVGTSEAKTSGSIHVLKPEKLQRYELDDPQAILQSVPGVYGRGEDGFGLRPNLGLRGVNPDRSKKLTLLEDGILFGPAPYSAPAAYYFPLMTRMQSVRVLKGPSSVQQGPQTVGGSVDLITRDIPAQESFGLDVAGGQYLYGKAHGYLGASTERAGFLIEGIHLRSDGFKEIDGADGSTGFHRNEWMAKARYRLVPEGELRQSLQLKLGYSDEGSNETYLGLSDADFAANPLRRYKASQFDHMQWHRTQAVLSHVLEGRDLVVTTSLYRQDLERSWRKVNTFRGISIANVLADPDSARNAIYYGVLTGQLDSSSPGETLLIGPNYRVFVNQGAQSVARWTTRTGPVAHNVEFGVRYHYDSIDRRHSQDGFLMVGGELVPEGGATEVTAYNKDSTHALALHATDAMAWGPLTVTPGVRLEVLRSKSHDRLANTLEKGSLEALLPGLGVHGALTPELGLFAGAYRGFSPPAPGQPREVGAEKSVNYEAGARWTRRGERFEVVGFFNDYSNLTDVCTFSNGCLNDDLDRQVDAGEANIYGLEAYAEKTFRPGGGLTFPVTAAYTFTRTKLLNDFRSADPQFGNVVAGDELPYVPRHQLFASVGVEGARWGAFISTTYVASMRERAGTGEIPPGLKTGALLTFDVNASWNITRWGQLYVSGRNILDEAVIVGRRPYGARPNAPRTLIGGVKVQL, from the coding sequence ATGGGTGTGTCGCGCCAGGCAGTGACCGTGATTGCCATCGTCCTCGCGTCGGAGGCCTGGGCACAGAGTTCGGAGCCGAGCCAGGAGACGCTGCCTCAAGTTCCCGCGGAGGCTGTCGAGCTCCCTCCCCAGGTCCCCGCGGAAGCCGTCGAGCCCGCCCCCGAGGCTGGCGCCGACGTCGCGGCGCCCCCCGATGCGCCGCTCCAGCCCCAGCTGCTCCCGGAGCCGCCGCCCGGTGGCCGCAAGTTCGAGAGCGTGGTGGTGGGCACGTCCGAGGCGAAGACGAGTGGCTCCATCCACGTCCTCAAGCCCGAGAAGCTGCAGCGCTACGAGCTGGATGACCCCCAGGCCATCCTCCAGAGCGTGCCGGGGGTGTACGGCCGCGGCGAGGACGGCTTCGGCCTGCGTCCGAACCTGGGCCTGCGCGGCGTCAACCCGGACCGGAGCAAGAAGCTCACCCTGCTCGAGGACGGCATCCTCTTCGGCCCCGCGCCGTACTCCGCGCCGGCGGCCTACTACTTCCCGCTGATGACGCGCATGCAGTCGGTGCGAGTCCTCAAGGGGCCGTCCTCGGTGCAGCAGGGGCCTCAGACGGTGGGCGGCTCGGTGGACCTCATCACCCGCGACATCCCGGCCCAGGAGTCGTTCGGGCTGGACGTCGCCGGCGGGCAATACCTCTACGGCAAGGCCCATGGGTATCTCGGGGCGAGCACCGAGCGCGCGGGCTTCCTCATCGAGGGCATCCACCTGCGCAGCGACGGCTTCAAGGAGATCGACGGCGCGGATGGGAGCACCGGCTTCCACCGCAACGAGTGGATGGCCAAGGCGCGCTACCGGTTGGTGCCGGAGGGCGAACTCCGACAGTCGCTCCAGCTCAAGCTCGGCTACTCCGACGAGGGCTCGAACGAGACGTACCTGGGCCTGTCGGACGCGGACTTCGCGGCGAACCCGCTGCGCCGCTACAAGGCCAGCCAGTTCGACCACATGCAGTGGCACCGGACGCAGGCGGTGCTCAGCCACGTGCTGGAAGGTCGCGACCTGGTCGTGACGACGTCGCTGTATCGCCAGGACCTGGAGCGCTCGTGGCGCAAGGTGAACACCTTCCGCGGCATCTCCATCGCCAACGTGCTCGCGGACCCCGACAGCGCCCGCAACGCCATCTACTACGGCGTCCTCACCGGGCAGCTGGACTCGTCCTCCCCCGGCGAGACGCTGCTCATCGGGCCCAACTACCGCGTGTTCGTGAACCAGGGCGCCCAGAGCGTGGCGCGCTGGACGACGCGGACGGGGCCGGTGGCGCACAATGTCGAGTTCGGCGTCCGGTACCACTACGACAGCATCGACCGGCGCCACTCGCAGGATGGGTTCCTCATGGTCGGCGGCGAGCTCGTCCCCGAAGGCGGCGCGACGGAGGTCACCGCCTACAACAAGGACTCGACGCACGCGCTCGCCCTGCATGCGACGGATGCCATGGCCTGGGGCCCGTTGACGGTGACGCCCGGCGTGCGCCTGGAGGTGCTGCGCTCCAAGTCGCATGACCGGTTGGCGAACACGCTCGAGAAGGGCTCGCTGGAGGCCCTGCTGCCGGGGCTGGGTGTCCATGGCGCCCTCACGCCGGAGCTGGGCCTGTTCGCGGGCGCGTACCGGGGCTTCTCGCCTCCCGCGCCGGGACAGCCCCGGGAGGTGGGCGCGGAGAAGAGCGTCAACTACGAGGCGGGCGCTCGCTGGACGCGGCGCGGTGAGCGCTTCGAGGTGGTGGGCTTCTTCAACGACTACTCCAACCTCACGGACGTCTGCACCTTCTCCAATGGCTGTCTCAACGACGACCTGGACCGGCAGGTGGACGCCGGCGAGGCGAACATCTACGGCCTGGAGGCCTACGCGGAGAAGACCTTCCGTCCTGGAGGGGGCCTCACCTTCCCGGTGACGGCGGCGTATACGTTCACCCGGACGAAGCTGCTCAATGACTTCCGCTCGGCGGACCCGCAGTTCGGAAACGTCGTGGCGGGGGATGAGCTGCCCTATGTCCCCAGACACCAGCTCTTCGCCTCTGTCGGCGTGGAGGGCGCGAGGTGGGGTGCGTTCATCAGTACCACCTATGTCGCCAGCATGCGCGAGCGGGCGGGGACGGGTGAGATTCCCCCGGGGCTGAAGACAGGCGCGCTGTTGACGTTCGACGTGAACGCCAGCTGGAACATCACCCGCTGGGGCCAGCTGTATGTGAGCGGGCGCAACATCCTGGATGAGGCGGTCATCGTCGGCCGCCGTCCCTATGGCGCTCGCCCCAACGCACCGCGCACCCTCATCGGGGGCGTCAAGGTCCAGCTCTAG
- a CDS encoding TolC family protein, which produces MSSELSSLAAPMGPEGARAASLPPGVSETEALNAQAAVSVALWNSAALQVDMAQLGVSRADLAEAGALPNPTFSLLFPVGPRTIEASLLQPLFSLWQRPSRVAAAKLQVEQVARGLVQNGLDLARDVRLAHAEWVLAEERRVARDALSALWGRTAELVEARFAAGDASQVEVAALRAEAQTAVDSARRARTDVVLARERLRLLMGVVQSPLFAEAQPLATPLDTRAPRPLADLVVVAQQARPDVRAAELGIEAAGGRLGWEKTRILQLFARLDAKPSTSASGAKELLWVPGVQLEVPLFNWNPGGIGRAEAEMMRASSRYLLLRQQVTNEVLTAREQVLQAAGSLEAFQSHILPAFTAASEGAQKAFDAGDLPYLQVLDALRRLADARLRVLDIEADLRRALAQLDRSLGQQGVAHE; this is translated from the coding sequence GTGTCGAGCGAGCTGTCGTCCCTCGCCGCGCCCATGGGGCCCGAGGGGGCCCGTGCCGCCTCGCTTCCTCCCGGCGTCTCGGAGACGGAGGCGCTGAATGCCCAGGCCGCGGTCTCCGTCGCGCTGTGGAACAGCGCCGCCCTCCAGGTCGACATGGCGCAGCTGGGCGTGTCGCGCGCGGACCTGGCGGAGGCGGGCGCACTGCCCAACCCCACCTTCTCCCTGCTGTTTCCCGTGGGGCCCCGGACCATCGAGGCCTCGCTGCTCCAGCCGCTCTTCTCGCTGTGGCAGCGTCCCTCGCGCGTCGCCGCCGCGAAGCTCCAGGTGGAGCAGGTGGCGCGGGGCCTGGTGCAGAACGGCCTGGACCTCGCGCGCGACGTGCGCCTGGCGCATGCGGAGTGGGTGCTCGCCGAGGAGCGGCGCGTGGCGCGTGACGCGCTGTCCGCTTTGTGGGGACGCACCGCCGAGCTGGTCGAGGCCCGCTTCGCGGCGGGAGACGCCAGCCAGGTGGAGGTCGCCGCGCTGCGCGCGGAGGCGCAGACCGCGGTCGACAGCGCCCGCCGCGCCAGGACGGACGTGGTGCTGGCGCGGGAGCGACTGCGGCTCTTGATGGGCGTGGTGCAGAGCCCGCTGTTCGCCGAGGCCCAGCCGCTCGCGACCCCTCTGGATACCCGCGCGCCTCGGCCGCTCGCCGACCTCGTCGTCGTGGCCCAGCAGGCCCGGCCCGACGTGCGCGCCGCGGAGCTGGGCATCGAGGCGGCGGGCGGGCGACTGGGTTGGGAGAAGACCCGCATCCTCCAGCTCTTCGCGCGATTGGACGCCAAGCCGTCGACGTCCGCGAGCGGCGCCAAGGAGTTGTTGTGGGTGCCCGGCGTGCAGCTGGAGGTGCCCCTCTTCAACTGGAACCCGGGCGGCATCGGCCGCGCCGAGGCGGAGATGATGCGCGCCTCCTCGCGCTACCTGCTCTTGCGTCAGCAGGTGACGAACGAGGTGCTGACGGCGCGGGAGCAGGTGCTCCAGGCCGCCGGCTCCCTGGAGGCGTTCCAGTCCCACATCCTTCCGGCCTTCACCGCCGCGAGCGAGGGCGCGCAGAAAGCCTTCGACGCGGGGGACCTGCCCTACCTCCAGGTGCTGGATGCGCTTCGACGTCTGGCGGATGCGCGACTGCGTGTCCTCGACATCGAGGCGGACCTGCGCCGTGCACTCGCTCAGCTGGACCGCAGCCTGGGCCAACAGGGAGTCGCTCATGAATAG
- a CDS encoding response regulator transcription factor — protein MHVLVVDDHQELRALVAQALERDGHLVRQAADVEQARQALLAEPDVIVLDIGLPDGSGLSLCRELRRDGIQTPILILTAHNRVNERVEGLDAGADDFLGKPFAIAELRARVRAVGRRRERTSTVRVRLGDVELDFGRREALRAGQAVALTSREWTILETLAARGDRVVSKDTMMESIWGEATAGAVSSLEVLVARIRKKLGEEAVVTLRGEGYRLGGR, from the coding sequence ATGCATGTCCTCGTCGTCGATGACCACCAGGAGCTCCGCGCGCTCGTCGCCCAGGCACTCGAGCGCGACGGCCATCTCGTCCGTCAGGCGGCGGACGTCGAGCAGGCGAGGCAGGCGCTGCTCGCCGAGCCCGACGTCATCGTGCTCGACATCGGCCTGCCGGACGGCTCCGGCCTGTCGCTCTGCCGCGAGCTGCGCAGGGACGGCATCCAGACCCCCATCCTCATCCTCACCGCCCACAACCGGGTGAACGAGCGCGTGGAGGGGTTGGACGCGGGCGCGGATGACTTCCTGGGCAAGCCCTTCGCCATCGCGGAGCTGCGGGCCCGCGTCCGCGCGGTGGGTCGGCGCCGCGAGCGCACGAGCACCGTCCGCGTGCGGCTGGGCGACGTCGAGCTCGACTTCGGCAGGCGCGAGGCGCTGCGCGCGGGACAGGCGGTGGCGCTCACCTCGCGGGAGTGGACCATCCTGGAGACGCTCGCGGCGCGAGGCGACCGGGTCGTGAGCAAGGACACGATGATGGAGTCCATCTGGGGCGAGGCCACCGCGGGCGCGGTGAGCAGCCTGGAGGTGCTGGTCGCGAGGATTCGCAAGAAGCTCGGCGAAGAGGCCGTCGTCACGCTGCGCGGCGAGGGGTATCGACTTGGCGGCAGATAG
- a CDS encoding response regulator, whose product MSILIVEDELRVRAFLARGLEEEGFRVRESVNGLETQELLRGERFELIILDWMLPGLPGVDLLRAMRAQGDNTPVIMLTAKDAIADRILALNAGADDYLIKPFSFEELLARIRAVLRRVVQRVGPLLSHADLTLDPTTRRVTRANEEIILTAREFALLQFLLEHAGEVVSRTRIVQAVWDHDFETFSNVVEVYIRYLRAKVDAPFKRKLIHTVRGVGYVLRSRT is encoded by the coding sequence GTGTCCATTCTCATCGTAGAAGACGAGCTGCGCGTCAGGGCGTTCCTCGCGCGCGGGTTGGAGGAAGAGGGCTTCCGGGTCCGCGAGAGCGTCAACGGGCTCGAGACCCAGGAGCTTTTGCGCGGCGAGCGCTTCGAGCTCATCATCCTGGACTGGATGCTGCCCGGTCTGCCGGGCGTGGACCTGCTGCGAGCGATGCGCGCGCAGGGAGACAACACCCCGGTCATCATGCTGACCGCGAAGGACGCCATCGCCGACCGCATCCTCGCGCTCAACGCCGGCGCGGACGACTACCTCATCAAGCCCTTCTCCTTCGAGGAGCTGCTCGCGCGCATCCGCGCCGTCCTGCGCCGGGTCGTCCAGCGTGTGGGGCCCTTGCTGAGCCACGCGGACCTGACGCTCGACCCGACCACGCGCCGGGTCACCCGCGCGAACGAGGAGATCATCCTGACGGCCCGCGAGTTCGCGCTGCTCCAGTTCCTGCTCGAGCACGCGGGGGAAGTCGTCTCCCGCACGCGAATCGTCCAGGCGGTGTGGGACCACGACTTCGAGACCTTCTCCAACGTGGTGGAGGTCTACATCCGCTACCTGCGCGCCAAGGTGGACGCGCCCTTCAAGCGCAAGCTCATCCACACCGTGAGAGGCGTCGGCTACGTGCTGCGGAGCCGGACATGA